One genomic window of Sphingomonas sp. C3-2 includes the following:
- a CDS encoding MotE family protein, producing MVAASSGMLSGLGRITARIPDRFRPSLLMVTAGVAGLSAIANAVAVAAPATEQPQTRLGNSIQQSVRDRDRAMAEQKRALQLREQAAKATEERLKADLASRQAEAEKPAPRMAAGGKPVEANEPYDELARIYQTMKPAKAAPIFERLDLEVQTEVARRMRERAMALIMSNMSPNAAVQLSMALAGKPVPKMPVQQMAAAEPRAPRRDAPAPKANPRSAEQAAPRSAR from the coding sequence ATGGTTGCGGCGTCTTCGGGCATGTTGAGCGGGTTGGGGCGGATCACCGCCCGTATCCCGGACCGTTTCCGGCCGAGCCTGTTGATGGTGACCGCAGGGGTTGCCGGGCTTTCGGCGATCGCCAACGCGGTCGCAGTTGCCGCGCCTGCCACCGAACAGCCGCAGACGCGGCTGGGCAATTCGATCCAGCAGAGCGTGCGCGACCGCGACCGCGCGATGGCCGAGCAGAAGCGCGCGCTGCAGCTGCGTGAACAGGCGGCGAAGGCAACCGAGGAGCGGCTGAAGGCCGATCTGGCATCCCGGCAGGCCGAAGCCGAAAAGCCGGCACCGCGCATGGCGGCGGGCGGCAAGCCCGTCGAAGCCAATGAGCCTTATGATGAACTGGCGCGCATCTATCAGACGATGAAGCCCGCCAAGGCGGCGCCGATTTTCGAGCGGCTCGATCTGGAAGTGCAGACCGAGGTGGCCCGCCGCATGCGGGAGCGTGCGATGGCGCTCATCATGTCGAACATGAGCCCCAATGCCGCCGTGCAGCTGAGCATGGCGCTGGCGGGCAAGCCTGTGCCGAAGATGCCGGTGCAGCAGATGGCGGCGGCCGAACCGCGTGCGCCGCGCCGCGATGCACCTGCGCCCAAGGCCAATCCGCGGAGCGCCGAACAGGCCGCTCCGCGCAGCGCACGCTGA
- a CDS encoding DUF6468 domain-containing protein — protein sequence MTFATFTNVALMLLCVAVLVQCARMMRSFNAIKSGDLAQTVKSLDNATAQARTVLAELKDLLATDGAANARTIASGEALRDELSMMIGIGNSVAERIMEASASANERSRGAEEDGEEDILTDDDAEAGDVVTSAVPQGRSRRKRGGRGRRGDTPASQPSDHSETAALVAMAVAEAEAATPRAEAA from the coding sequence ATGACGTTCGCAACTTTCACCAATGTGGCGCTGATGCTGCTGTGCGTTGCCGTCCTTGTGCAGTGCGCGCGCATGATGCGCAGCTTCAACGCGATCAAGTCGGGCGATCTGGCGCAGACGGTGAAGTCGCTCGACAATGCCACCGCGCAGGCGCGCACGGTGCTGGCCGAGCTCAAAGACCTGCTTGCTACCGACGGTGCCGCCAATGCACGTACCATCGCCTCGGGCGAGGCGCTGCGTGACGAATTGTCGATGATGATCGGAATCGGCAATTCGGTTGCCGAGCGGATCATGGAAGCGAGCGCGAGCGCCAATGAGCGTTCGCGCGGCGCAGAGGAGGACGGTGAGGAGGATATCCTGACCGATGATGATGCCGAGGCAGGCGATGTGGTGACGAGCGCGGTACCGCAGGGGCGGAGCCGGCGTAAGCGCGGTGGCCGTGGCCGCCGCGGCGACACCCCCGCGTCGCAGCCGTCGGATCATTCGGAAACGGCCGCGCTGGTCGCGATGGCGGTGGCCGAGGCCGAAGCCGCAACACCGCGCGCGGAGGCGGCATAA
- the fliM gene encoding flagellar motor switch protein FliM → MSDDFDDFILPDPKPMPLGDVTFDQAGIDALFGFDNSAPSPQKSGLKAVIESNVISHERLPMLEVVCERMVRTFATSMRNLTSDAIDVSLEEIRPIRFGEFMNRVALPAMFGVFKVKEWENYGVVTVESNLIYAVVDALLGGRKGNSTLRIEGRAFTTIETMLVSKVVQLALDDLSTAFEAIEPVTMQVERIETSPRFAAIAGPSNIAAVATFRVDMEGRGGKFDVLLPYATIEPVRAKLLQRFMGEKLGRDRIWEAHMASELHNTEVSVDVVLGERQMRLNDMMSLQVGQTIPLNRGPDDPLELHCGGIPLGHAQIGQRCNNIAVRMVSDISKGFSK, encoded by the coding sequence ATGAGCGATGACTTCGACGATTTCATCCTTCCCGATCCCAAGCCGATGCCGCTTGGCGACGTGACGTTCGATCAGGCGGGGATCGATGCGCTGTTCGGTTTCGACAACAGCGCGCCGTCGCCGCAAAAGAGTGGTCTGAAGGCGGTCATCGAATCGAACGTGATCAGCCATGAACGTCTGCCGATGCTGGAGGTGGTGTGCGAACGCATGGTGCGCACCTTTGCCACCAGCATGCGCAACCTGACGTCCGATGCGATCGATGTCAGCCTTGAGGAAATCCGCCCGATCCGTTTCGGCGAGTTCATGAACCGTGTCGCGCTGCCCGCGATGTTCGGCGTGTTCAAGGTGAAGGAATGGGAAAATTACGGTGTCGTCACGGTTGAATCCAACCTGATCTATGCCGTGGTCGATGCGCTTTTGGGTGGGCGCAAGGGCAATAGCACGCTGCGGATCGAGGGGCGGGCGTTCACGACGATCGAGACGATGCTCGTCTCGAAGGTGGTGCAGCTGGCGCTTGACGATCTGTCGACGGCATTCGAGGCGATCGAGCCCGTCACGATGCAGGTGGAGCGTATCGAGACCAGCCCGCGCTTTGCCGCGATTGCCGGCCCCAGCAATATTGCAGCGGTCGCCACCTTCCGCGTCGACATGGAAGGGCGCGGCGGCAAGTTCGATGTCCTGTTGCCTTATGCCACGATCGAGCCGGTGCGTGCCAAGCTGCTGCAGCGCTTCATGGGTGAAAAGCTGGGTCGCGACCGGATCTGGGAAGCGCACATGGCGTCTGAACTGCATAACACCGAAGTCTCGGTCGATGTTGTTCTGGGTGAAAGGCAGATGCGCCTCAACGACATGATGAGCCTGCAGGTTGGCCAGACGATCCCGCTCAATCGCGGGCCCGACGATCCGCTCGAACTGCATTGCGGTGGGATTCCGCTGGGCCATGCGCAGATCGGCCAGCGCTGCAACAATATTGCGGTCCGGATGGTGTCGGACATTTCGAAGGGCTTTTCCAAATGA